Within Quercus lobata isolate SW786 chromosome 5, ValleyOak3.0 Primary Assembly, whole genome shotgun sequence, the genomic segment ttttaattttcaaattttaatttgctCTCCTTAATCTTCAACAAATTGAGATTCAGAAGTAGGCAAAGAAATGAGCTACTAGAGAAAAAAGGAGAGTAACATATTGTTATCATGATTACAAttcataatttcaaatattttggtttCACAGTTGGACAAAATATCAGCGTATATACTGCATACTCAAGTTTGAAACACAAACTTGTCACAATCTGATCTCCCATGCTATATCACTTTTTAAGGCTACTGATGTTACAGAAGCTACTATATAACAACAGATAATTGTCATTCCCCAACAAAGATTGAAcaacaaagaaggaaaaaaaattacaaagaagaaCAAAGGTATCCTACAGCAACCCATacccaaatgaaaaaagctctctctctctctctctctctctcttcctgtGGAGATATTTATAACTACTTGTTGATGCATATTGCATAAATTTAGTGAACATGTATCAAGATAAATAAAGATCCCGTGGTATGGTGTTTAATTTTATCATTGTGGATGGGAAAGTGAAACTTTCCAAATTATACGATGGCAGATAGCAAATGAGCCAAACATCAAGAGGTAAAGTATAAATTTTAACCAGCAGAGTAtcattttatccttttttttaaaacaaaaaaaaattcagtaagTTACACATGTAGCCAGTGGGTAATGAACCCAAGACCTCAACCTGAAGCTCCATCTTGCTCTTAAAAGGGGAGGATgtgtcatttgagctagagctcattatACCCAAGAAAAGCATAAGCTTTAGCATAAAAGAACACATCTTTCCATAATGACTGAAAAAAGAGGATAGGAATTGACCTGCAGACAcctctttaaagaaaaatgagatcTCTCTTTCTGCTGATTGAGTAGAATCTGAACCATGAACACAATTCTTTTCTGAATCTAACCCACACAGTGCTCTTATGCTGAAAATAAAACCAGAACTAATAATTATGAAATCCTACAAAGAACTATTTGACAGATACAATCATGAGATTTTTACTAATTGAATTCAAGGATCTAACATTAAAAGACAAAGTGAAAAGGGAGAAGGGACCATATACTTATAAGACAAACGAAAGACAGACAGAAAAAGAGATACAAGCACAAAGAGGATTAAAATGAGAACATAAATCACCTGTGGGGATGACTAATCTTAGCCTTGCGAGCATCAGTTGGCCCAATTAGAGTGCGCCAATCAGTGACAGCATTTTCCTTCTCCAAAACCATAACCAACACTGGACCACTGGTAGCACCAGAGTCATacagagagagaaaacatttcCAAAGTAATTACTATAGACTATTCAATACCATCATAGAAGCAACCTTAGTACCTTACTATGCAAAGTAATTTCATGATCGTTCAAATTCAATATGATGAGAACTACAACGAAAACCAGTTGACAAGGCCATCAATTTATGTAATTTATCGCTCGTTTGTAAAAATAGATAGCCAGAAATTCCAATACAAAGGGTATGGAAAAGTTTGGGCAGGGCTCATGAGTCACAACAGAGACTTCTACCAGATGACTTCTCCAAAAGAACTCAACACCTCCAACAACAAGGCTCTAATAAGCTCCAAAGAATCATAGTACAGAAATTAATGGTTTCATGCGTTGAGTAAATAAAGTCATCAGTCAACAAATTAGTCAAGGAAATACTTAAAGCATGACTATGCTTTTCATAATTTTAGCATCTCAACCATTTCCATGGGCATTAGATATATATCTTTATAGCATATATCAGCACAATAGTGGTTGCTtggtaaattattttatgagcTAGGAAAGATGTGACTTTCTTCAATCCAGCAATTTATCAAAAGGATTCAGACAACTAATATGGGGCTTGCCAAAGAATAAATGCCAACACTAGAACAGCAGGCAATCCACTCAAGAACCAATTTTCATAACCTTAATTtctcatattattattattattattattattattattattttaaagtaattaaaaataGCATGTGACAAATCACAAAAACATAATGGATACCTCATCATGTATTTGACAAGGCTAGAAAAGAAGCTCCTCGTAGAGTGCTCAGCATAAAAGTTTGCAGCACTGTCCTCATCAAGTTGAACAACCTTCTCCTTGAAAATGATGAAACCAGATTCCAGAATGACATTCTTTATCCTATCAGTATAGTTCCCAAACAATCCATCTGGTTTTATCATAGCTAATGTTTTCTCATTCAGAATACTCCCATTGCTTGAAGACCTGTTTTCCCCAAGCATTAACATAGCAGgccaataaaatttaaaaattaaaaaaaaaaattttaacaagacATTGACATAGAAGTCCCATGACAAAGTTTTCCTCCAAATGGAGACATCTCCTCTAAACTATTACATGGCATTTCAAAAAACTGTCAATGTGTATTTTAATCACATGACTCATTAAGGCATTTAAACAAACCAAATGACCAAGTCATGTGATTAAAAGCACACACAAATAGTCATTTGAATTACCATGTAGTAGGTTGAAAGAAATTCATGCAAACTAGTTTAGAGGAAATTTTGTTGAAGcccccacaccaaaaaaaaaaaatgttgaaacgAGAAAAATACAAGTCATTCACAAATTTCTTGTCAAAAAAAGGTTCAGATGAAGTTAGAAACAGAATTAGCGGCATCATTAAAACTGGGAGATGACTCCTAAATCCTaggacaacaacaacaaccaagccttagtcccaatttttttggggtcagATGACTCCTAAACCCTAAcaaatcaaatttcaatattttgtttctttaatcatctccttttttaataaaattttccttttcaagtAATGCATAGGCATGTAAGCTCACAAAAAGATTTGGACCtcttaaaataaagtaaaataagaCCCTAAATCCCATATAGAATCTCTTTCATACTTTTATTTCATTCTATGGATTTCCTTAACGAGTAAAGAAAACAGAAATGCACTTCAATTTCTGTATATTGATTGTAAACAACTAAATACTTTCATTCTCGTAACCTTTTTTGGACTCCCTAATATGATATATGACACTATCTGAGTGCTTATTCTAAAGCTCATGAGCTACAATTCTTTTAGCAACCAAactgaatataaaaaattcaaacagaGCATTTGTACACTTCAATGCTCTAAAATTTCCAGAAATTTTCTCAGAAACCAAACAAAGCAATTCAATACAACACTGTCTGAGTACCTATTCTTAAGCTTGTGAGCTAAAACTTTCTTAACAAAGCATTTTCAAATACAGCAAATTCAAAACCAGAGAATCCATGAACTATAATACTTTGAATTTCCAAATGttacttctcttttcttttcctgaaTTTTCTCAGCAGCCAAACAAAGCAATTCAATACGACACTATCTGAGCGCTTATTCTAAAGCTCATGAGCTACAATTCTTTTAGCAACCAAACTGAGCATAAAAGTTCAAACAGAGTATAGGTACACTTCAATGCTCTAAAATTTCTCCAGAATTTTTCTCAGGAACCAAACAAAGCAATTTAATACAACACCATCTGAGTACCTATTCTTAAGCTTGTGaactaaaattttcataacaaagCATTTTCAAGTAGAGCAAATTCAAAACCAGAGTAGATACACAATAacactttgaatttcaaaacgttacttctcttttcttttcccgaATTTTCTCAGCAGCCAAACAAAGCAGTTACTGATTATCAAATTCAAATGTATATATGAAACCCTAACTTTTTACCAGCAAGGGAAAGGCACAGAGACCAGAAGGAAGAAGAATAGAAATTTTGCGAGGAACGGAACGATTCGAAGCGTCATTTGAAGATGAAcactgcaaaaaaataataataatcacttaaaaaattCCAGAATTCAattgaaacacaaaataatgataataacaatTCGGAAAATGCAAAGAAGAAATGGAAAATACGCAATGGATCTTTTTTCTTTCGAGTTTCCTGGTTTCAaagctgtgtttggttgctaagaaaatggaggaaaagaaaagaaattatgaaatGGCTTTACTAAATCTAAGACAAATCAATTAGGCAGAGGTGTTTagtttgtaaaagaaaattaataatataataagcGTAGAGTTTTGTTGTGTGATTAAAGTACCTGTAATGGTGAGGAAGAATAACCACAAGGAAGAGAATGAAAGTTCTTGCCATtgaatgtgagagagagagagagagagagaagtgggcGGGAAAATGGAAAGAGGGAAATATTTTGGTGAGAGAGATTGGATTTATCAATTGCGTAAAGAGTAGCTACTTAATTCTACCGGGCTTATGTTTCTCTTGTTTAAACAAAAGTTTTTTGTGTTCAAAAaacattacacattttttaacatatttttttattcatatatatttccaaaaaaaataacattactaAAAATTTCTTACCAAACGGGTTAAATTGCGGCAATTATCTTACATgtgatttctcaaaaatatatatataggtacaTATTTATCTTATATGTGTGTCATACTGTGATTGGCTACTTATCACTATAGTATGGACTCACCACTTTTTATCCACCATTTACAATCTGCCAACTAGACAGTTATGgcacaaattttactattttatgtggttttaaaattttcttgcgTATTGGTGTAGGAACGCCCCAGGCCATGGGCTCGAGGAAGGAAACGGATCAATCAAAATACTTTATAGTGTTCTAAGTAGGAGTTGGAATCTGAAGAAAGTAGAAGTCAGTGGACGATGGGGAAGCTTCTAGCATGGTGCAGCCTATTGCATCCGCATTAAATGGTGGACAACAACTTTATTCGCCacattgatgaggaagtgacctgaaCAGTGTAAACTACAGCTAAGCAAATTCCTTCCACCATCTTCTTCAGATGTAAAAGGTAACAAGTGTCAAAAAATGAGGGAGGTTAGGTGAAAATGGATGATGAAGATGTGATGGAGGAAGAAGTATATAAGGAAAGGGGAGAGCACTGAAAAAGGGGatcgaaaaaagagaaaagaaacagaagGAAGAACATTGAGAGAAGAGagtaaacaatattattttttatacaaactTAGTCTCCTCGGGAGAACTTGTGGAGAGCCTGATACTCATTTGTTTCTAAGTACAAACCTTACTTTTCCTTGTAACTGTCCTCGGGCAAACCCCTCTATTGTTGTTAGTTCCCTcctcttacaaattttattggttGGGGCCAAGGTTGAAAGGTATAACCCATtattctaagtgggcttgggctACAAATTTTATGGTCCTTAcaactttaataataaaaaagattaaaaagttaagttttaaaaaaattgtactctTAATAagtactagcctctgagcacgagCTCACGTACATGTTagaggcttttctatttttctggAAGctgttaataatttgcattcgTTATAATtagggattactacattttctaatcacaaaaatacctaaaggtgtgatgagtgttatgcGTTTTGgatgaaataaatttttcatCATACCCctaggtatttttgtgattggaaaatgtggTAATCTCATATTAtatggatgcaaattattaatatttaccaACAAAATTGAAGAGCCACAAAGgctagtttattttatttttcttaaaaagtgATAACTTATTGAATTGTTAAGTTCTAAAAGACTATTAGATCACATACAATTCTTAGAGTGACTATATTTAAGAGTAATATGTATTAATCTATAAATATTTGTTAAGGATTCTATAATTATGTAggctaaatactaattactatcttaaatatttataatccactaaaaatatatatatatttataatccacttaataaaataagatttacaaaagaaaaaaaagtgaaaaaacaaaattacccagtacttgatttcttgaaaataaagtatcatacaaaaaaaaaaaaaaaagataacctAAGGGAGGTaaagaattaaatttcaaaacacatataggcaacttaaatttcaatcaaatcaCAGGtgagtaaattgtaatttactctattttaaatttgaatttattaaaaaaaatataagtctCAATCTCATtccaaattatattaaattttagcaatttaatctcaaatttgtttcacatatatttattaatgaatcCAAACtcaactctttatttattttatctataatatatatatatatatatataacttatcgaATTGTTAAGTTCTAAAATACTATCAAATCACATTCAAATCTTAGAGTGACTGTATTTAAGAATAATATGCATTAATCTGTAAATATTTGTTGAAGATTCTATAATTATGCAggctaaatactaattactatcttaaaatttttataatccaattaataatataaaatttacaaaagaaaaaaaaaattacctagtacttgattttttgaaagcactacaaaaaaaagaaaagataaagataacTACAAGgtaaattttagcaatttaatctcaaatttgtttcacatatatttattaatgaatcCAAACTCATTTCAAACtcaactctttatttattttatttaaaaaaaaaaaaaagatataacttATCGAATTGTTAAGTTCTAAAATACTATCAGATCACATTCAAATCTTAGAGTGACTGTATTTAAGAATAATATGTATTAATCTGTAAATATTTGTTGAAGATTCTATAATTATGTAggctaaatactaattactatctcaaaatttttataatccaattaataatataaaatttacaaaagaaaaaaaaaattacctagtacttgattttttgaaagcactatacaaaaaaagaaaaaaaaaaaaaaaaaagataaagataactacaagtgggtaaagtgtcaaatttcaaaccacaagtaggCAATTTAAACTTCGACCTAACCATAGgtgggtaaattgtaatttaccgtattttaaatttgaatttattaacaaaaattataaatctaaatCTCGTTCCaaattatattaaactttaGCAATTTAGTCTCAAATTTGTGTCacatatatttattaatgaatcCAAACTCAtttcaaactcaattttttatttattttattttcctaaaaagaGATAACTTATCGAATTGTTAAGTTCTAAAATACTATTAGATCACATTCAAATCTTAGAGTGACTATATTTAAGAGTAATATGtatttgtaaggactcaatttgtaacaacccaaaataatattgggttcgcacgtaaaaaggcttaaacaatatcatttgtagagcgtgggtttgaaaggttaggacttggtcaccagacggtggttagtcgtggtgttcatacagaattaaaccgtattcgctcgaggagtctttttCCTTGAGGCGgtttgggaggctctggttcttggcctttttttccCAGCTTCCTTTTTGGCGCatcagtcttcacattatatagcccttttTGGCTGATCCTAACCCTCCACCTGTTGATCAGACAGGTGCCTATTCAAGTATCTATCCCATCAGCTGTCTCCCCTTGCTTTTTGTTAGTCGCAATAGccgaagccacactgttcaggcgtcttttctcattaatatagTTAGGACGTTTGTGgacgcattcaatgcggaggggacgtatttaccttgaaccacctCCACACCGTACCtccacgtgggtcccattctacttgTCTTTTCTCCTAGGGGCTTTTTGGAGACTGCCTTTGATGGCATGTCACTCTTCCCTTCGAAGTCTTGGGATGctgaggacagggtcatcctcggctgcgtCTCTATGCTATTTGGTTTTTTCCTactcgtcctcggcaactaccctcctcggcacgggccctggatcctagtggaaagtgggccgggtcgtaagttctctggccccacagtattaatctataaatatttattgaagATTCTGTAATTTATGTATAATTATGTAggctaaatactaattactattttaaatatttataatccacttaataatataaaatctacaaaaaaaaaaaaaaaaaaaaaaaaaaagaagaagataaacatAACCTAAgttgggtaaagtgtcaaatttcaaaccaaatgTAGACAAATTAAATTTCGACCAAACTACAGGtgagtaaattgtaatttatcatattttaaatttgaatttataaaatatatatatatataaatctcaaatttgttgcacatatatttattaatgaatccaaactcaactttttatttattttatttttcgtaAAAGAGATAACTTATTGAATTGTGAAGTTCTAAAATACTATTAGATCACATTCAAATCTTAGAGTGACTATATTTAAGAGTAATATGTATTAATCTATAAATATTTGTTGCAGATTCTATAACTATATAGgctaaatacaaattattatattaaatatttataatcctcttaataatataaaatttataaaaaaaaaagaaaattactctatactttatttcttgaaagtaaagtaccgtacaaaaagaaaaaagataaagataaagataacctaggtgagtaaagtgtcaaatttcaaaccaaatgTAGACAAATTAAATTTCAACCAAACTACAGGTGAGTAAATGGTAATTtatcatatttaaaatttgaatttatataaatatatatatatatatataaatctcaatCTCATtccaaattatattaaattttagcaatttaatCTCAAATTAGTTTCACATATACTTATTAATGAATCCAAACTCATTTCAAactcaactttttatttattttattttttgtaaaagagaTAACTTATTGAATTGTGAAGTTCTAAAATACTATTAAATCACATTCAAATCTTAGAATGACTATATTTAAGAGTAATATGTATTAATCTATAAATATTTGTTGAAGATTCTATAATTATGTAGGCTAAATACTctttactatcttaaatatttataatccatttaataatataaaatttacaaaaggaaaaaaaaaaattacccagtacttgatttcttaaaagtaaagtaccatacaaaaagaaaagaaaagaaaaaggtaaagaAACCTCAGGTgaataaagtgtcaaatttcatacCACAAGTAAGTAACTTAAATTTCGATCAAACCACGGgtgggtaaattgtaatttatcatattttaaatttgaatttattaaaataaataaatctctaTCTCGTtccaaattatattaaattttaacaatttaatctcaaatttgtttcacatatatttattaatgaattcAAACTCATTTCAAACTcaactttttgtttattttatttttcttaaaaagagATAACTTCTCAAattgttaagttttaaaatACTATTAGATCACATTCAAATCTTATAGTAACTATATTTAGGAGTAATATGTATTAATCTATAAATATTTGTTGAATTATGTAGGCTAAATAGTAATTactatattaaatatttataatccacttaataatataaaattcacaaaaaaaaagtggaaaaaaaaatttactcagTACTTGAtctcttgaaagtaaagtaccatacaagaaaaaaagataaagataaccTTGGATGGATAAAGTTTCAAATTTCCAACTACAGGTAGACAATTTGAATTTCAACCAAACCATAAgtgggtaaattgtaatttaccctattttaaatttgaatttattaaaaaatatataaatctcaatcTCGTtccaaattatattaaaaataattatcaatttaatctcaaatttgtttcacatttatttattaatgaatccAAACTCATTTCAAactcaactttttatttattttatttttcttaaaaaaagataaCTTATCAAATTGTTAAATTCTAAAATACTATCAGATCACATTCAAATCTTAGAGTGACTATATTTTAGagtaatatatattaatttataaatatttgttaaaaattctATAATTGTGTAAgctaaatactaattattatcttaaaGAAGAGGATGTAGAGCTAAACTGAATGTCTTCAATCTGAAGAATAATGAGAGATAGAAAGTAAGATAAAAACTCTCAAAGTGTACGTGAGTTTGTAGGTCTTAATgtataaaagttttattttacaTCTTTGTCCCTGTTAGTTGAAAACTTGCAAGTGAATACGATAGgctcttcaatttcttttggtaaagattaataatttttattcattataatatgggattactacatttttaatcacaaaaatacctaggagtgtgatgaaaaatttatttcatcCAAAACgcataacactcatcacacccataggtatttttgtaattgaaaaatgtagtaatttcaaattataatagatgcaaattattagcatttaccaaaaaaatagaggagcctctgagcacgcgctcatCGTGCACGTACTCAGAGGCTAGTATTCTATAATTATCACACACTTCTTAGAggctctttaattttttaagagattactacattttctaatcaTAAAATACCTATGATGAGCATTATGTGTTTGTggttgaaataattttttcatcacatcTCTAGGTATTTTTACAATGCTATCCTCAAGTTTTGTATGGCTGAAGTTATTAATACTTATCACGAGCGTACTCAAAGccccttctatttttttttttcttcttaaaagctaatgatttacatttattataatttggaatttctacattttccaatcacaaaaatacctagGATGTGATGAGaattatgtgaaaattttatttttcccacaAATGCATAAATCTCATCACACCCTTGGGTATTTTGTATTTGGAAATGTAGAAATTCCAAATTATGATGAATGTAAATCATTGACCTTtaggaaaaaataatgataattggAAGAGGCTCAAAGCACATGCTCACATGCGTGCTCTGAGACTAGTCTAATTattaaatcaatttcaatttggtaatataattatttcaaattaaacaatccaaaaaggaagaagaaaaaatcctTATTGCTCTCATCCAATTGAAAAGTGaccttaagaaaaatattttcaatttaagCGGTTGGACTTcaattccattaaaaatatGCTTGGGGAATAAATACTTTACATGGAACCTAAgtcccctccaaaaaaaaaaatatatatatatatatatatatatgtatagagtaaaaaataaagaacattgTTTTGCTAATTCCCTCTATTCCCCCTTTAGATTGGAAGGGGCATGAAAAAGCTTGATAGGTTGTTCTTCCATATTTTCTCAAAGTGTTTTAGCACCACCTTGTTTTGCCATCTCGGTCTAGTTTGCTCTTGAGTTGGATTGGCTATCTCTTTACTAATTGTCATAACTAAAACACTATTTCGTCTCATGACCTTGATAGGGAAAACCCACAAAGATAACAATATGACAGTAGTCTTCCTATGCACTTTCCAACTTTGATGGCTCATGAACATATTGCAACCACTTCAAATTCTTACATTGAAATGAAACACCaatcctttttcctttcttagtTTTTAAGGCTTCCATTAGGACCATGGTTTTCtggaaaatagaaattttttttcatatgtttcAATATTGTTGTTGTCCCTGTTTCCTATCATTTCTCTCGTTCCATATGCACTACATTAAGACGACATTCTATTAGATATCTTCTCAAATATAATATGAtctatacaattaaaaaaaaaaaaaaattgcttctcCTTCTGAAGGCAGCAATGGAGAGATACACCCCAATAATAAATTGAACGATTAATAAAATCTCTTAGTTTTCATTTACTTAGTTGTGCCCCTCTTTAGTGAATTATTGTTTAAATCTATtatgggaaaaaagaagaagaaggaactATTAGACAATGTTGAACAACAATGAAAATgctatatttttcatatcaacATACAACATTGTTACACATACAATAAGCACTTGACCCTATTCGCACAAAGATTAAACTCAACTTTGAATAAAGTTGAGTAATACCCACAtacttttttttgctaaataatcaTGTATAAGTGAGATAGGCCCTTACACACACTTCaatcattgaatttttaaaataatccaCTTGAAAGATAaatattcacaaaaaaatagtCAAGGAAAGGGGGAAGGAAGTttaaattgttgattttttctGTATAATCGACCTTCTCTgctgttggttttttttttggtaaattattcTATCATACTAATGATCTTCACACATTTCAAGTCACAATTAGAGTAAAGAAATTTGACACAACATAATGACATAAAAAGTCTCAAATCCATTAATTTTTCTAAGCTTCACAATGAAGTCTGAAGGGCACCTTTGCTTTAATCCtataaaagataataaaaaataaatgtacaaTCACGTAAGTCACTTCAATTAACAGATAAGGGCAGCATAATTGGCAAtccaaatatcaaaattagattagaagaagaaagatgtaCTAAGAATGCCTTTTTTTAGGCTTGAAATTtctcaagaattaaaaaaaaaaaaaaaaaaaaaaagtttaagaaagGATTCTTCTATCTTGAAACTGCAAAAGAAAGTTTTTGAATTACTGTCCATGGTTCCAATATGAAtgggttttctatttttttcgccTTCTTTAATAACAGTATTAAAAAGCATGTAAATTATAAAATCCACTTCTTGATGGGAGTAATTGAAAGAGTTGGATACTAACTATATAGTGCCACTCTATTTTCAATTCTCTAGGCTGAAATCTAGGAAATAATCGAAAGCTAGGGCCAAGGGCATCAAAATGTGAAGTGTGGTGGTCAATGGAGACAACATTATTGCTTGTATATAAGACTCCCTATGTAGtaattgaattatatttttcacTTATAGCCGAAGCAAGGGAGACATGGTAAGGTTCTATGA encodes:
- the LOC115988728 gene encoding probable nucleoside diphosphate kinase 5 isoform X2, with the protein product MTLRIVPFLAKFLFFFLLVSVPFPCWSSSNGSILNEKTLAMIKPDGLFGNYTDRIKNVILESGFIIFKEKVVQLDEDSAANFYAEHSTRSFFSSLVKYMMSGPVLVMVLEKENAVTDWRTLIGPTDARKAKISHPHSIRALCGLDSEKNCVHGSDSTQSAEREISFFFKEVSAGGVVTEHDEL
- the LOC115988728 gene encoding probable nucleoside diphosphate kinase 5 isoform X1 — protein: MARTFILFLVVILPHHYSVHLQMTLRIVPFLAKFLFFFLLVSVPFPCWSSSNGSILNEKTLAMIKPDGLFGNYTDRIKNVILESGFIIFKEKVVQLDEDSAANFYAEHSTRSFFSSLVKYMMSGPVLVMVLEKENAVTDWRTLIGPTDARKAKISHPHSIRALCGLDSEKNCVHGSDSTQSAEREISFFFKEVSAGGVVTEHDEL